A genome region from Cucumis sativus cultivar 9930 chromosome 4, Cucumber_9930_V3, whole genome shotgun sequence includes the following:
- the LOC101208713 gene encoding uncharacterized protein LOC101208713 → MGLPRSLVMLILPMCCLFLADSVMVRSADTGSSMRSLDAFLQEYAYQALVNPKTGVPYDAAAPSNLTGISIRAMRLRSGSFRRYGVDSFKEFEIPTGVIVRPYVERLVLVYQNLGNWSEEYYALPGYTYLAPVLGLLAYNASNLSATNLPELEMRASGDPIHVKFDNVKSLPDGTVAKCVWFNLEGKANFSSVESGNTCSTIQHGHFSIVVESIAPSPTPLSPPGTVIPNAPPPPSKKENNTRVWIIVGSVLGGALLLVLVSLLILWLRKLKQRNKMDQMERAAESGEPLQMAIVGDTKAPTATVTRTQPTLETEYVP, encoded by the coding sequence ATGGGGCTTCCTAGAAGTCTCGTGATGCTTATTCTTCCAATGTGCTGCTTGTTTTTGGCTGATTCGGTTATGGTTCGATCAGCTGATACTGGTTCTTCGATGCGTTCTTTGGATGCATTTCTCCAGGAATATGCTTATCAGGCACTGGTTAATCCGAAAACTGGTGTTCCTTATGATGCAGCCGCCCCCTCGAATTTGACAGGGATTAGCATTAGAGCAATGAGGCTGAGAAGTGGGAGTTTTAGGCGTTATGGTGTTGATTCGTTCAAGGAGTTCGAGATCCCAACTGGTGTTATAGTGCGGCCATATGTTGAGAGGCTTGTTTTAGTTTATCAGAATTTGGGAAACTGGTCTGAAGAGTATTATGCATTGCCTGGTTATACTTACTTAGCACCAGTTTTGGGTCTTCTTGCTTACAATGCCTCCAATCTCTCTGCTACAAATCTCCCTGAACTCGAAATGAGAGCTTCTGGGGACCCGATACATGTTAAGTTCGACAATGTCAAGTCTCTCCCAGATGGGACAGTTGCAAAGTGTGTTTGGTTTAATCTTGAGGGAAAAGCCAATTTTAGCAGTGTGGAGTCTGGAAACACATGTTCAACCATCCAACATGGCCATTTCTCTATCGTTGTCGAGTCAATCGCTCCTTCCCCGACACCACTATCACCCCCGGGGACTGTAATCCCCAATGCACCTCCACCACCTTCAAAGAAGGAAAACAACACTAGAGTGTGGATCATAGTAGGATCTGTTTTGGGTGGAGCATTGCTATTGGTATTGGTCTCACTCCTCATTCTGTGGCTTCGCAAGCTAaagcaaagaaacaaaatggaTCAGATGGAGAGGGCAGCAGAATCTGGAGAACCTCTACAAATGGCAATAGTCGGTGACACAAAAGCACCCACAGCGACCGTGACAAGAACGCAGCCGACTCTTGAGACAGAATACGTGCCTTGA